A single region of the Streptomyces sp. NBC_01803 genome encodes:
- a CDS encoding NAD-dependent epimerase/dehydratase family protein, whose product MSTENAADQPAARAGGPRAEGLRVVVVGATGNVGTHLIRALAGDPAVTSVVGLARRVPDWPVEKTTWAPVDLRDGETAQAELTEHFRDADAVVHLAWMIQPARDPLMTWRTNALGTTRLLNAVAAARVPALVVASSVGAYSPGPKDRAVDESWPTHGWPDAPYSREKAYVERLLDAFAYERPDTRVVRMRPGFLFARESAAAQRRLFLGPLLFGPLVRPELTPVVPDVPGLRFQVLRTSDAAEAYRLAVTRPVRGAFNLAADPVVDAALLARLFDARVVRMPRGVLRTALAAAWHARLAPAQPQLFDALMRLPVMDCSRAVGELGWKPRFTAEDAIRDLIDGLRHNEGMVTPPLRPRLRHGRFSEFATGVGQRP is encoded by the coding sequence ATGTCAACGGAGAACGCCGCCGATCAGCCGGCCGCGCGCGCCGGCGGGCCGCGCGCCGAGGGGCTGCGGGTCGTCGTGGTGGGCGCGACGGGCAACGTCGGAACCCACCTCATCAGAGCGCTCGCCGGCGACCCGGCCGTGACCTCCGTCGTGGGCCTCGCCCGGCGCGTCCCCGACTGGCCGGTCGAGAAGACCACCTGGGCGCCGGTCGACCTGCGGGACGGCGAGACGGCGCAGGCGGAGCTGACCGAGCACTTCCGCGACGCCGACGCCGTCGTGCACCTGGCCTGGATGATCCAGCCCGCCCGCGACCCCCTGATGACCTGGCGCACCAACGCGCTGGGCACCACCCGCCTGCTCAACGCCGTCGCCGCCGCCCGCGTCCCGGCGCTGGTCGTGGCGTCCTCCGTCGGCGCCTACTCGCCCGGCCCCAAGGACCGCGCGGTCGACGAGAGCTGGCCCACGCACGGCTGGCCCGACGCCCCCTACAGCCGGGAGAAGGCGTACGTCGAACGGCTGCTGGACGCCTTCGCGTACGAGCGGCCCGACACCCGCGTGGTCCGCATGCGGCCGGGCTTCCTCTTCGCCCGCGAGTCCGCCGCCGCGCAGCGCCGCCTCTTCCTCGGCCCGCTGCTCTTCGGCCCGCTGGTCCGCCCCGAGCTGACCCCGGTCGTGCCCGACGTGCCGGGGCTGCGGTTCCAGGTGCTGCGCACCAGCGACGCGGCCGAGGCGTACCGGCTGGCCGTCACCCGACCGGTGCGCGGCGCGTTCAACCTGGCCGCCGACCCGGTGGTCGACGCCGCCCTGCTGGCCCGGCTGTTCGACGCCCGGGTGGTGCGGATGCCGCGCGGTGTCCTGCGCACGGCCCTGGCCGCCGCGTGGCACGCGCGGCTGGCGCCCGCCCAGCCGCAGCTCTTCGACGCGCTGATGCGGCTGCCCGTCATGGACTGCTCGCGCGCGGTCGGCGAGCTGGGCTGGAAGCCGCGGTTCACGGCGGAGGACGCCATCCGCGACCTGATCGACGGCCTGCGGCACAACGAGGGCATGGTCACCCCGCCGCTGCGCCCGCGTCTGCGGCACGGCCGCTTCTCCGAATTCGCCACGGGCGTCGGCCAACGCCCCTGA
- a CDS encoding NAD-dependent epimerase/dehydratase family protein has product MRFRHAVVTGGAGFLGSHLCTALLDRGATVTCIDDMCTADPRNTAHLRDRPGFTVRHADVVRPFEVRSSQVDLVLHFASPASPADYLRLPLHTLETGSLGTRNALALAREHGARFVLASTSEVYGDPLQHPQSESYWGHVNPVGPRSVYDEAKRFGEALTTAEAEVNGTDTGIVRLFNTYGPGMRGYDGRAVPTFIRQALAGEPLTVTGDGRQTRSLTYVDDTVRGVLAMAASDLRGPVNIGNPVEITMGDLARLVIRLTGSDSTVRLIERPTDDPTVRCPDITLARGKLQWEPEVPAEEGLARTIAWYRAPVAA; this is encoded by the coding sequence ATGCGGTTTCGACACGCCGTCGTCACCGGCGGAGCCGGATTCCTGGGTTCGCACCTGTGCACCGCGCTGCTCGACCGGGGAGCGACTGTCACCTGCATTGACGACATGTGCACAGCGGATCCGCGGAACACAGCCCATCTGAGGGATCGCCCCGGCTTCACGGTCAGGCACGCCGACGTCGTACGGCCGTTCGAGGTCAGGTCCTCGCAGGTCGACCTCGTCCTGCACTTCGCCTCGCCGGCCTCGCCGGCCGACTATCTGCGGCTGCCGCTGCACACGCTGGAGACCGGCAGCCTCGGCACCCGCAACGCCCTGGCCCTGGCCCGCGAGCACGGGGCCCGTTTCGTGCTGGCGTCCACCTCCGAGGTGTACGGCGACCCGCTCCAGCACCCGCAGAGCGAGTCCTACTGGGGGCACGTCAACCCGGTCGGGCCGCGCAGCGTGTACGACGAGGCCAAGCGGTTCGGCGAGGCGCTGACCACGGCCGAGGCCGAGGTGAACGGCACGGACACCGGCATCGTGCGGCTGTTCAACACCTACGGCCCCGGCATGCGCGGCTACGACGGGCGGGCCGTGCCGACGTTCATCCGGCAGGCGCTGGCCGGCGAGCCGCTGACCGTCACCGGGGACGGGCGGCAGACCCGTTCCCTCACCTATGTGGACGACACCGTGCGCGGTGTGCTGGCGATGGCCGCCTCCGACCTGCGCGGGCCCGTCAATATCGGCAACCCCGTGGAGATCACCATGGGCGACCTGGCCCGCCTGGTCATCCGCCTGACCGGCTCGGACTCCACGGTGCGGCTCATCGAACGGCCCACCGACGACCCGACCGTGCGCTGCCCCGACATCACGCTGGCGCGCGGCAAGCTCCAGTGGGAACCGGAGGTCCCCGCCGAGGAGGGTTTGGCCCGCACCATCGCCTGGTACCGGGCGCCCGTCGCCGCCTGA
- a CDS encoding carbamoyltransferase family protein: protein MRVLGINALFHDPAAALVIDGRTVAAAEEERFSRRKHGKRPVPFAAWELPELAAAWCLGQAGLRPEDLDAVTYSFDPALARPAEAMGLHDPWDHLRLAYAREAPNFLATALPGLDPRQVRFVPHHMAHAASSAFAAPFAENSSVLVLDGRGESASHLAARRVGDRLEPLRGQELPHSLGLVYEELTEHLGFLRSSDEYKVMALASYGSPRYLPELRKHVHATGDGGFVAAGVPWTEFTEPRRPAEAWTREHADLAASAQACLEETLLDLVRWIHGRTGDDILTMAGGVALNCVANSRIAREGPFRQVWVQPAAGDAGTALGGALLHAAVADPAPVAPMPGADLGRGWSDAELEAWLKTAGVPFERPQDVAATVARALAENQVVAWFQGRSEFGPRALGHRSLLAHPGKSGNLERLNDIKGREQFRPVAPMVLAQRAAEVFEGPLPSPYMLFVHEVRPAWRDRVPAVTHVDGTARVQTVDPAAEPLVGRMLAVFEELTGLPVVVNTSLNTAGRPMVDDPRDALECFGSSPVDLLAIGPFVVRRGAFFAGGTDGAGGADGTRHSRDTGGTGDAGQETP, encoded by the coding sequence ATGCGCGTACTCGGAATCAACGCCCTGTTCCACGATCCCGCCGCGGCCCTCGTCATCGACGGCCGCACGGTCGCGGCGGCCGAGGAGGAACGCTTCTCGCGCCGCAAGCACGGCAAGCGGCCGGTCCCGTTCGCCGCCTGGGAGCTTCCGGAGCTGGCGGCGGCCTGGTGCCTGGGGCAGGCCGGGCTCCGGCCGGAGGACCTGGACGCCGTCACCTACTCGTTCGACCCGGCGCTGGCCCGGCCCGCCGAGGCGATGGGCCTGCACGATCCGTGGGACCACCTGCGGCTGGCCTATGCCAGGGAGGCGCCGAACTTCCTGGCCACCGCGCTGCCGGGCCTGGACCCGCGACAGGTGCGGTTCGTGCCGCACCACATGGCGCACGCGGCGTCGTCGGCGTTCGCCGCGCCGTTCGCGGAGAACTCCTCGGTGCTCGTCCTCGACGGCCGGGGCGAGTCCGCCTCGCACCTGGCCGCGCGGCGCGTCGGGGACCGGCTGGAGCCGCTGCGCGGTCAGGAGCTGCCGCACTCGCTGGGCCTGGTCTACGAGGAGCTCACGGAGCACCTCGGCTTCCTGCGGTCCAGCGACGAGTACAAGGTGATGGCGCTGGCGTCCTACGGCAGCCCCCGTTACCTGCCCGAGCTGCGGAAACACGTGCACGCGACCGGTGACGGCGGCTTCGTGGCGGCGGGCGTGCCGTGGACGGAGTTCACCGAGCCGCGCCGCCCGGCCGAGGCGTGGACGCGAGAACACGCGGACCTGGCGGCCAGCGCGCAGGCGTGCCTGGAGGAGACGCTGCTCGATCTGGTCCGCTGGATCCACGGCCGGACCGGCGACGACATCCTGACGATGGCGGGCGGCGTGGCGCTCAACTGCGTGGCCAACTCCCGCATTGCCCGCGAGGGACCGTTCCGCCAGGTGTGGGTGCAGCCGGCCGCCGGGGACGCGGGCACCGCGCTCGGTGGCGCGCTGCTGCACGCGGCCGTCGCGGACCCGGCGCCGGTCGCGCCGATGCCGGGCGCCGACCTGGGGCGCGGCTGGTCGGACGCGGAGCTGGAGGCGTGGCTGAAGACGGCGGGCGTGCCGTTCGAACGGCCGCAGGACGTCGCGGCGACCGTCGCGAGGGCGCTGGCCGAGAACCAGGTCGTCGCGTGGTTCCAGGGCAGGTCGGAGTTCGGTCCCCGGGCGCTGGGGCACCGATCGCTCCTGGCGCACCCGGGCAAGTCGGGGAATCTGGAGCGGCTGAACGACATCAAGGGCCGCGAGCAGTTCCGGCCGGTCGCGCCGATGGTGCTGGCCCAGCGGGCGGCCGAGGTCTTCGAGGGACCGCTGCCCAGCCCGTACATGCTGTTCGTGCACGAGGTGCGCCCGGCGTGGCGGGACCGCGTCCCGGCGGTGACGCACGTGGACGGCACGGCGCGGGTGCAGACCGTCGACCCGGCCGCCGAGCCGCTGGTCGGACGGATGCTGGCGGTCTTCGAGGAGCTGACCGGGCTGCCGGTGGTCGTCAACACCAGCCTCAACACGGCGGGCCGCCCGATGGTGGACGATCCCCGGGACGCGCTGGAGTGCTTCGGCTCCTCCCCCGTCGACCTGCTGGCGATCGGCCCCTTCGTGGTCCGGCGCGGCGCGTTCTTCGCGGGCGGCACGGACGGCGCGGGCGGCGCGGACGGCACGCGCCACTCGCGCGACACGGGCGGCACGGGTGACGCCGGCCAGGAGACTCCGTGA
- a CDS encoding glycosyltransferase family 2 protein, giving the protein MSGAGVDAGSLADYAVVIPTLGRPSLGRVLAALAGDEGPPPARIVLVDDRPPHDPTPLPVAVPYALRHLVETVPGRGAGPAAARNVGWRRAPEPWIAFLDDDVVPEPGWATALAADLTAADPDIAAVQARITVPLPVDRRPTDWERNTAGLATARWITADMAYRREALEAVGGFDERFPRAFREDADLALRVLGAGWILAVGERRTTHPVRPADPWVSLRTQAGNADDVLMRRLHGRDWWARAEAPRGRLRRHLAITGAGLVALAGVAGRRSWLVAGGAGVWLAGTAEFAAARIRPGPRTAEEVRRMALTSAAIPPVAVWHWLAGQVRHRNVRPAAAGRRPVPPGGDSVGVSPFETANSGNSVVHD; this is encoded by the coding sequence GTGAGCGGGGCCGGGGTGGACGCCGGGTCGCTCGCGGACTACGCGGTCGTCATCCCGACCCTCGGGCGGCCGAGCCTCGGGCGGGTGCTGGCCGCGCTGGCCGGTGACGAGGGACCGCCACCGGCCCGGATCGTGCTGGTGGACGACCGGCCGCCGCACGACCCGACGCCGCTGCCGGTCGCCGTGCCCTACGCGCTGCGCCACCTGGTGGAGACGGTCCCCGGCCGTGGCGCCGGACCGGCCGCCGCGCGGAACGTCGGCTGGCGGCGCGCGCCCGAGCCGTGGATCGCGTTCCTGGACGACGACGTGGTGCCGGAGCCCGGCTGGGCCACCGCGCTCGCCGCCGACCTGACCGCCGCCGACCCCGACATCGCGGCCGTGCAGGCCCGGATCACGGTGCCGCTGCCGGTCGACCGGCGCCCCACCGACTGGGAGCGGAACACGGCCGGCCTCGCGACGGCCCGCTGGATCACCGCCGACATGGCCTACCGGCGGGAGGCGCTGGAGGCGGTCGGCGGCTTCGACGAACGCTTCCCCCGGGCGTTCCGGGAGGACGCGGATCTGGCGCTGCGCGTGCTGGGGGCGGGCTGGATTCTGGCGGTGGGCGAGCGGCGGACCACACACCCGGTCCGCCCCGCCGACCCATGGGTGTCGCTGCGCACCCAGGCGGGCAACGCGGACGACGTGCTCATGCGCCGCCTGCACGGCCGCGACTGGTGGGCGCGGGCCGAGGCGCCACGCGGCCGGCTGCGCCGCCATCTGGCGATCACCGGCGCCGGGCTCGTGGCGCTGGCCGGCGTGGCGGGGCGGCGGTCGTGGCTCGTGGCCGGGGGCGCGGGGGTGTGGCTGGCGGGGACCGCCGAGTTCGCGGCGGCCCGGATTCGGCCGGGGCCGCGCACCGCCGAGGAGGTCCGCCGCATGGCCCTGACCAGTGCGGCGATCCCGCCGGTCGCCGTATGGCACTGGCTGGCCGGTCAGGTGCGGCACCGGAACGTCCGCCCGGCCGCTGCCGGGCGGCGGCCCGTTCCGCCTGGTGGGGACAGTGTGGGGGTCTCACCGTTTGAGACGGCAAATTCGGGCAACTCAGTTGTTCATGACTAA
- a CDS encoding D-glycero-alpha-D-manno-heptose-1,7-bisphosphate 7-phosphatase — MTKASIPAERWSKPPGAADGPWLLSAGPGSLPGERPTRAAGPAAVLFDRDGTLIEDVPYNADPALVRPLPRVREALDALRARGVAIGVVSNQSGAARGYFGRDGVEAVRRRVEELLGPFDVWAICPHAPWNCCACRKPAPGLVQAACARLGVPATRTAVVGDIGSDMAAARAAGARGVLVPTPVTRREEIVGAHEWAPDVLTAVRALLGADPGEERGA; from the coding sequence ATGACTAAAGCCTCGATACCCGCGGAAAGGTGGTCAAAGCCCCCGGGGGCGGCGGACGGCCCCTGGCTGCTGTCCGCCGGGCCGGGCTCGCTCCCGGGCGAGCGGCCCACGCGGGCCGCCGGGCCGGCCGCGGTGCTGTTCGACCGCGACGGCACCCTGATCGAGGACGTGCCCTACAACGCCGACCCCGCCCTGGTCCGGCCGCTCCCCCGCGTCCGCGAGGCCCTCGACGCCCTCCGGGCGCGGGGCGTCGCCATCGGCGTGGTCAGCAACCAGTCCGGCGCGGCGCGCGGCTACTTCGGGCGGGACGGCGTCGAGGCGGTCCGGCGGCGCGTCGAGGAGCTGCTGGGCCCGTTCGATGTCTGGGCGATCTGCCCGCACGCCCCCTGGAACTGCTGCGCGTGCCGCAAGCCCGCCCCCGGCCTGGTCCAGGCGGCGTGCGCGCGGCTGGGTGTGCCGGCCACGCGCACGGCGGTCGTCGGCGACATCGGCAGCGACATGGCGGCGGCCCGGGCGGCCGGGGCGCGCGGCGTGCTGGTCCCGACGCCGGTCACCCGGCGCGAGGAGATCGTCGGCGCCCACGAGTGGGCGCCCGACGTGCTGACGGCGGTCCGCGCCCTGCTGGGCGCCGACCCGGGTGAGGAGCGTGGCGCGTGA
- a CDS encoding glycosyltransferase family 9 protein, translated as MSEAPRTLVVRLDSAGDVLLAGPAVRAIAAGSSTVTLLCGPQGESAGRLLPGVDDLVVFDAPWVSLSPPPLRREDIAALVERLATGRYDRALILASFHQSPLPAALLLKMAGVPWIGADSEDYPGSLLQLRHRRATYRHEAAAALELAEAAGFSLPPGDDGALRVRPHPDTAHLTGADPYVVLHPGAAVPARTWSPARSERAVAALAAAGHRVVVTGSPGEEALTRRVAGRHALDLGGRTRLPELAGVLAGAKVVIAGNTGPAHLAAAVRTPIVSLFSPVVSADRWLPYRVPHLRLGRQDTACAGTRARLCPVAGHPCLDSITDDEVLSAVAALTVGGPRPDRAGGPDRAGRKAPA; from the coding sequence GTGAGCGAAGCCCCCCGCACCCTGGTGGTCCGGCTCGACAGCGCGGGCGACGTGCTGCTGGCCGGCCCGGCGGTCCGCGCGATCGCGGCCGGCTCGTCCACCGTGACACTGCTGTGCGGCCCGCAGGGCGAGTCCGCCGGACGGCTGCTGCCCGGCGTGGACGACCTGGTCGTCTTCGACGCGCCGTGGGTGAGCCTGTCACCTCCCCCGCTGCGGCGCGAGGACATCGCGGCCCTGGTGGAACGGCTGGCCACCGGGCGGTACGACCGGGCGCTGATCCTCGCGTCGTTCCACCAGAGCCCGCTGCCCGCCGCGCTGCTGCTGAAGATGGCCGGTGTGCCGTGGATCGGCGCGGACAGCGAGGACTACCCGGGCTCGTTGCTCCAGCTCCGTCACCGTCGCGCGACGTACCGGCACGAGGCCGCCGCCGCGCTGGAGCTGGCGGAGGCGGCCGGGTTCTCCCTGCCGCCCGGCGACGACGGCGCGCTGCGCGTCCGCCCGCACCCCGACACCGCGCACCTGACCGGCGCCGACCCGTACGTCGTACTGCACCCCGGCGCGGCCGTGCCCGCCAGGACCTGGTCGCCTGCCCGCTCCGAGCGGGCCGTCGCCGCGCTCGCCGCGGCCGGCCACCGGGTCGTGGTCACGGGCAGTCCGGGCGAGGAGGCGCTGACCCGGCGCGTCGCCGGGCGGCACGCGCTGGACCTGGGCGGGCGCACCCGGCTGCCGGAGCTGGCCGGAGTGCTGGCCGGGGCGAAGGTGGTGATCGCGGGCAACACCGGCCCGGCCCACCTGGCGGCGGCCGTCCGCACCCCGATCGTCAGCCTCTTCTCGCCCGTCGTCAGCGCCGACCGCTGGCTGCCCTACCGCGTGCCGCACCTGCGGCTCGGCCGCCAGGACACCGCGTGCGCGGGTACGCGGGCCCGGCTGTGCCCGGTGGCCGGCCATCCCTGCCTGGACTCCATCACCGACGACGAGGTTCTCAGCGCGGTCGCGGCACTGACGGTCGGCGGCCCCCGCCCCGACCGTGCGGGAGGGCCGGACCGCGCCGGACGGAAGGCGCCCGCATGA
- a CDS encoding glycosyltransferase yields MNILLWHVHGSWTTSFVQGTHSYLVPVLPDRGPDGRGRARTWAWPESVTELPPEELRDAPVDLVILQRPNEAELAERWLGGRRPGRDVPAVYVEHNAPDGDVPDTRHPCADRDDLTLVHVTHFNRLFWDNGGTRTAVIEHGVVDPGHRWTGELARAAVVVNEPLRRGRTTGTDLLPGLAEAAPLDVFGMGTEELARRLGLPWDRCRSYDLPQSKLHDEMARRRVYAHPVRWTSLGLSLIEAMHLGMPIVGLATTEAVDAVPPDAGVLSTRPEVLARAAAGYLRDPDAAAEAGRAARHAALERYGLKRFLDDWDLLMEEVIR; encoded by the coding sequence ATGAACATCCTGCTGTGGCACGTGCACGGCTCCTGGACGACGTCATTCGTCCAGGGCACCCACTCCTACCTCGTCCCCGTGCTGCCCGACCGCGGCCCGGACGGGCGCGGCCGGGCCAGGACCTGGGCCTGGCCGGAGTCCGTGACCGAGCTGCCGCCCGAGGAGCTGCGGGACGCGCCGGTGGACCTGGTGATCCTCCAGCGGCCGAACGAGGCGGAGCTGGCCGAGCGCTGGCTCGGCGGCCGGCGCCCCGGCCGGGACGTGCCGGCCGTGTACGTCGAGCACAACGCGCCGGACGGCGACGTGCCCGACACGCGGCACCCCTGCGCCGACCGCGACGACCTGACGCTGGTCCACGTCACCCACTTCAACCGGCTGTTCTGGGACAACGGCGGAACGCGCACCGCCGTCATCGAGCACGGCGTCGTGGACCCCGGCCACCGCTGGACCGGCGAGCTGGCCCGCGCCGCCGTCGTCGTCAACGAGCCGCTGCGGCGCGGGCGCACCACCGGCACCGACCTGCTGCCGGGGCTGGCGGAGGCGGCGCCGCTGGACGTGTTCGGCATGGGCACCGAGGAGCTGGCCCGGCGGCTGGGTCTGCCCTGGGACCGCTGCCGCTCCTACGACCTTCCACAGAGCAAGCTGCACGACGAGATGGCCAGGCGCCGGGTGTACGCGCACCCCGTCCGCTGGACGTCGCTGGGCCTGTCCCTCATCGAGGCCATGCACCTCGGCATGCCGATCGTCGGCCTGGCCACCACCGAGGCGGTGGACGCGGTGCCGCCGGACGCGGGGGTGCTCTCCACCCGCCCGGAGGTCCTCGCCCGGGCCGCCGCCGGGTATCTGCGCGACCCGGACGCGGCGGCCGAGGCGGGCCGGGCGGCGCGGCACGCCGCGCTGGAGCGGTACGGGCTGAAGAGATTCCTGGACGACTGGGACCTGCTGATGGAGGAGGTGATCCGCTGA
- a CDS encoding glycosyltransferase translates to MRRPTERPTERPSERAAGRPGERAAGRPAGQSAERPAEGPAERPRAGEGLSIALVSEHASPLAALGGEDAGGQNVHVAQLAAELADRGHTVTVYTRRDSTSLPAAVRLRPGVTVRNVPAGPAEAVPKDRLLPFMPQFGAVLEREWAAAAPDVAHSHFWMSGVATLQAAQPLGIPFAHTFHALGTVKRRHQGAADTSPSDRTTWERYVGLSCDRTVATCRDEVEELTGMGLPPERISVVPCGVDPERFTPDGPAAPRGAFPYRLLQLGRLVPRKGAQLSIEALTKIPDAELVIAGGPGAGELDADPEIRRLREVARSFGVADRVRFTGGVARAEVPSLLRGADLVLCPADYEPFGIVPLEAMACGVPVVASAVGGQRDTVADPATGRLVPPGDPAALAHAVAALLASPAERAARGAAGRRRVLTRYRWAAVAAATEEVYREIASRHPAPVSGA, encoded by the coding sequence ATGAGGCGACCCACCGAGCGACCCACCGAGCGACCCAGTGAACGTGCTGCCGGGCGACCCGGGGAACGTGCTGCCGGGCGACCCGCCGGACAGTCCGCCGAGCGGCCCGCCGAAGGTCCGGCCGAGCGGCCCCGTGCGGGGGAAGGGCTCTCGATCGCCCTCGTCTCCGAGCACGCCAGCCCGCTCGCCGCCCTGGGCGGTGAGGACGCGGGCGGCCAGAACGTGCACGTCGCGCAGTTGGCCGCCGAGCTCGCCGACCGCGGCCACACCGTGACGGTCTACACCCGGCGCGACTCCACCTCGCTGCCGGCGGCCGTACGGCTTCGGCCGGGCGTGACCGTGCGCAACGTCCCGGCCGGCCCGGCCGAGGCGGTGCCCAAGGACCGGCTGCTGCCGTTCATGCCACAGTTCGGGGCCGTACTGGAACGGGAGTGGGCCGCGGCGGCACCCGATGTCGCGCACTCGCACTTCTGGATGTCGGGCGTGGCCACGCTCCAGGCGGCCCAGCCACTGGGCATCCCGTTCGCGCACACCTTCCACGCGCTGGGCACCGTCAAGCGACGGCACCAGGGCGCGGCCGACACCAGCCCGTCCGACCGGACCACCTGGGAGCGGTACGTCGGTCTGAGCTGCGACCGCACGGTGGCCACCTGCCGCGACGAGGTCGAGGAGCTGACCGGGATGGGCCTGCCGCCCGAGCGGATCAGCGTCGTGCCGTGCGGGGTCGATCCCGAACGGTTCACGCCGGACGGGCCGGCCGCGCCGCGCGGCGCGTTCCCGTACCGGCTGCTCCAGCTCGGCCGGCTCGTGCCGCGCAAGGGAGCCCAGCTCTCCATCGAGGCGCTGACCAAGATCCCGGACGCCGAGCTGGTCATCGCGGGCGGGCCGGGGGCCGGGGAGCTGGACGCGGACCCGGAGATCCGGCGGCTGCGCGAGGTCGCGCGGTCGTTCGGCGTGGCGGACCGGGTCCGGTTCACCGGCGGCGTGGCGCGGGCCGAGGTGCCGTCGCTGCTGCGCGGTGCCGATCTGGTGCTCTGCCCGGCCGACTACGAGCCGTTCGGCATCGTACCGCTGGAGGCCATGGCCTGCGGCGTGCCGGTGGTCGCGAGCGCGGTGGGCGGGCAGCGGGACACGGTGGCCGACCCGGCCACCGGGCGGCTGGTGCCGCCCGGCGACCCGGCCGCGCTGGCCCACGCGGTGGCCGCGCTGCTGGCCTCGCCGGCCGAGCGGGCCGCGCGCGGCGCGGCGGGCCGGCGCCGGGTCCTCACCCGTTACCGGTGGGCGGCCGTGGCCGCCGCCACCGAGGAGGTCTACCGCGAGATCGCCAGCCGCCACCCCGCCCCGGTGAGCGGCGCCTGA
- a CDS encoding D-sedoheptulose-7-phosphate isomerase encodes MHASRAAHDHCVSLQDALRDFRDNDDGLDRAVRWGRHLAGVLPLGGRLLAAGNGGSAAQAQHLTAELVGRYAKDRPPFSAISLHAETSSVTAIGNDYGFDEVFARQVAAHGRPGDVLVLMSTSGRSDNLLSAATAGRAAGLRVWAMTGPAPNPLANQADAVLSISSPSSATVQEAHLVALHVLCEAFDEALAEGTPAARVSRPPAVLTRREVS; translated from the coding sequence ATGCACGCATCGCGCGCCGCGCACGACCACTGCGTGTCCCTCCAGGACGCCCTGCGGGACTTCCGCGACAACGACGACGGGCTCGACCGGGCCGTGCGGTGGGGCCGCCACCTGGCCGGGGTCCTGCCGCTGGGCGGTCGGCTGCTGGCCGCGGGCAACGGCGGCAGCGCCGCGCAGGCCCAGCACCTGACGGCCGAGCTGGTCGGCCGCTACGCGAAGGACCGGCCCCCGTTCTCCGCCATCTCCCTGCACGCGGAGACCTCCAGCGTCACCGCCATCGGCAACGACTACGGCTTCGACGAGGTCTTCGCCCGCCAGGTCGCCGCCCACGGCCGGCCCGGTGACGTGCTGGTCCTGATGTCCACTTCGGGCCGCAGCGACAACCTGCTCAGCGCCGCCACCGCCGGGCGCGCCGCCGGGCTGCGGGTGTGGGCCATGACCGGACCGGCGCCCAACCCGCTGGCCAACCAGGCCGACGCGGTCCTCAGCATCTCCTCCCCCAGCTCCGCCACCGTGCAGGAGGCGCACCTCGTCGCGCTGCACGTGCTGTGCGAGGCGTTCGACGAGGCGCTGGCCGAGGGCACCCCGGCGGCGCGGGTCTCCCGCCCGCCCGCCGTTCTCACCCGGCGGGAGGTGTCGTGA